The Nocardioides humi genome includes a region encoding these proteins:
- the groES gene encoding co-chaperone GroES — translation MSVNIKPLEDRIVVKPLEAEQTTASGLVIPDTAKEKPQEGEVLAIGPGRIDDNGNRVPLDVAVGDKVIYSKYGGTEVKYSGEEYLILSARDVLAIVG, via the coding sequence GTGTCGGTCAACATCAAGCCGCTCGAGGACCGGATCGTCGTCAAGCCTCTCGAGGCCGAGCAGACCACCGCCTCTGGTCTGGTCATCCCCGACACGGCCAAGGAGAAGCCGCAGGAGGGCGAGGTCCTCGCCATCGGTCCCGGCCGCATCGACGACAACGGCAACCGGGTCCCGCTCGACGTCGCCGTGGGTGACAAGGTCATCTACAGCAAGTACGGCGGGACCGAGGTCAAGTACTCGGGCGAGGAGTACCTCATCCTGTCCGCCCGCGACGTGCTGGCGATCGTCGGCTGA
- a CDS encoding cytochrome ubiquinol oxidase subunit I — protein MLTADVVTALTRLATEAEPAGLLPAREQMALSLGWHIVLACFGVAFPAMIFVMHLRGIRRDDPVALGLAKRWAKVSAVLFAIGAVSGTVLSFEMGLLWPGLMGTYGDVLGLPFAFEGLAFFLEAIFLGIYLYGWGRMPPKRHVLMVLPMAITGIVGAYCVLAVNAWMNVPTGFRVVDGEVTDVQPWAVLFNQHAFLQFAHMWVGAYMLVGFSIAGVYAVGMLRGRRDAHHRLGFMVPFVFASVAAVTQPFVGHVLGLGLDERQPAKLAAFELAETTESPSPLRLGGVLVDGEVRWSIDIPRLGSLIAMNSPDRPVPGLDTIPEEDHPPVNLTHLAFQTMVGIGTLLAAAVVLFWYQRRRGRDLLDRRWFLRFAAAAGPLAVIALEAGWVATEVGRQPWIVYDVMRTTDAVGDYTASLWWLLGISTVVYTAMTVGAVVVLRSMARRWRAGDADLPSPYAPEVHAPEASS, from the coding sequence GTGCTGACCGCCGACGTCGTCACCGCCCTCACCCGTCTCGCGACCGAGGCCGAGCCCGCCGGGCTGCTGCCGGCCCGGGAGCAGATGGCCCTGTCCCTCGGCTGGCACATCGTGCTCGCCTGCTTCGGGGTGGCGTTCCCCGCGATGATCTTCGTGATGCACCTGCGCGGCATCCGCCGCGACGACCCGGTCGCCCTCGGCCTCGCCAAGCGCTGGGCCAAGGTGTCGGCGGTGCTCTTCGCCATCGGCGCGGTCTCCGGGACCGTCCTCAGCTTCGAGATGGGCCTGCTCTGGCCCGGCCTGATGGGGACGTACGGCGACGTGCTCGGCCTGCCGTTCGCCTTCGAGGGCCTCGCCTTCTTCCTGGAGGCGATCTTCCTCGGCATCTACCTCTACGGCTGGGGCCGGATGCCCCCGAAGCGGCACGTGCTGATGGTGCTGCCGATGGCGATCACCGGGATCGTCGGCGCCTACTGCGTGCTCGCCGTCAACGCGTGGATGAACGTGCCGACCGGCTTCCGGGTCGTCGACGGCGAGGTGACCGACGTCCAGCCGTGGGCGGTGCTCTTCAACCAGCACGCCTTCCTCCAGTTCGCCCACATGTGGGTCGGCGCCTACATGCTCGTCGGCTTCTCCATCGCCGGCGTGTACGCCGTCGGCATGCTCCGCGGCCGCCGCGACGCCCACCACCGGCTGGGCTTCATGGTCCCGTTCGTCTTCGCCTCGGTCGCCGCGGTCACCCAGCCCTTCGTCGGGCACGTGCTCGGCCTCGGCCTCGACGAGCGCCAGCCCGCCAAGCTCGCCGCCTTCGAGCTCGCCGAGACCACGGAGAGCCCCTCGCCGCTGCGGCTCGGGGGAGTGCTGGTCGACGGCGAGGTGAGGTGGTCGATCGACATCCCGCGGCTGGGCTCGCTGATCGCCATGAACTCGCCGGACAGGCCGGTCCCCGGCCTCGACACGATCCCCGAGGAGGACCACCCGCCGGTCAACCTGACCCACCTGGCCTTCCAGACCATGGTCGGCATCGGGACGCTGCTGGCGGCCGCCGTCGTCCTCTTCTGGTACCAGCGCCGCCGCGGGCGCGACCTGCTGGACAGGCGGTGGTTCCTCCGCTTCGCCGCGGCCGCCGGCCCGCTCGCCGTGATCGCGCTGGAGGCCGGCTGGGTCGCCACGGAGGTGGGCCGCCAGCCCTGGATCGTGTACGACGTCATGCGCACCACCGACGCCGTGGGTGACTACACCGCCAGCCTCTGGTGGCTGCTCGGCATCAGCACCGTCGTCTACACGGCGATGACGGTCGGCGCGGTCGTCGTACTCCGCTCCATGGCCCGTCGCTGGCGCGCCGGCGACGCCGACCTCCCCAGCCCGTACGCGCCCGAGGTCCACGCCCCGGAGGCCTCCTCATGA
- a CDS encoding cytochrome d ubiquinol oxidase subunit II — protein sequence MSLELAVAAALFVGVIAYAVLGGADFGSGFFDLTAGSSRRGAELRTLVDHSIGPVWEANHVWLIYVLVIWWTGFPESFAAAMSTLVLPLLLALLGIVLRGASFAFRKYAATLAQARLFGVVFATSSIITPFFLGTVAGGIASGRVPIDGTGDRWSSWLNPTSLFGGVIAVGTCAFLAGVFLVADARRSGQERLAEELRVRALAVGAATGVLVFAALVPIDHDAPTLAAGLEGRAAPLVVLAGLAGLATMVLLWRRRYAVARITAVLAVAAVVSGWGVGQYPWLLVDEVTIADAAGATATLQGLLVAVGLAVVVVVPPLAYLFRLTQSEAWSRSDH from the coding sequence ATGAGCCTCGAGCTCGCGGTGGCCGCCGCGCTCTTCGTCGGCGTCATCGCGTACGCCGTCCTCGGCGGCGCCGACTTCGGCTCCGGCTTCTTCGACCTCACCGCCGGCAGCAGCCGCCGCGGAGCCGAGCTGCGCACCCTCGTCGACCACAGCATCGGCCCGGTCTGGGAGGCCAACCACGTCTGGCTGATCTACGTCCTCGTCATCTGGTGGACCGGCTTCCCGGAGTCCTTCGCCGCCGCCATGTCGACCCTGGTCCTGCCGCTGCTCCTGGCCCTGCTCGGCATCGTGCTGCGCGGCGCCAGCTTCGCCTTCCGCAAGTACGCCGCCACACTGGCCCAGGCGCGCCTGTTCGGCGTCGTCTTCGCCACGTCCTCCATCATCACGCCGTTCTTCCTCGGCACCGTCGCCGGCGGCATCGCCTCCGGCCGCGTCCCGATCGACGGCACCGGCGACCGCTGGTCGTCCTGGCTCAACCCCACCTCGCTGTTCGGCGGGGTGATCGCCGTCGGCACCTGCGCCTTCCTCGCCGGCGTCTTCCTGGTCGCCGACGCCCGGCGCAGCGGGCAGGAGCGGCTGGCCGAGGAGCTCCGCGTCCGCGCCCTCGCCGTCGGCGCCGCGACCGGCGTCCTCGTGTTCGCGGCCCTGGTGCCGATCGACCACGACGCCCCCACCCTGGCTGCCGGCCTGGAAGGCCGCGCGGCGCCGTTGGTCGTGCTCGCCGGCCTCGCCGGCCTCGCGACGATGGTCCTGCTCTGGCGGAGGAGGTACGCCGTCGCCCGGATCACCGCCGTCCTGGCCGTCGCCGCGGTGGTGTCCGGGTGGGGCGTGGGGCAGTACCCCTGGCTGCTGGTCGACGAGGTGACCATCGCCGACGCGGCCGGCGCCACCGCGACCCTGCAGGGGCTGCTGGTCGCGGTGGGCCTGGCGGTCGTGGTCGTCGTGCCCCCGCTGGCGTACCTGTTCCGGCTCACCCAGTCCGAGGCGTGGTCCCGCTCGGACCACTAG
- a CDS encoding GNAT family N-acetyltransferase, which translates to MLWRVRAGLPDRPGALAELAAACGRAGVNIQTVQVFPEGTSVTDELVLQVPQDWTRDRVHDLLAQAGGQAVAATPVTTAALEDQPTRYVQAVRAIVAQPASFPDVVAHLFDADVTPSDGAEDVLEMTVGGSATIQVRRDTPFTSIERARASALAELVGQVLDAQAPPAPHQPGAGDPEFVTSGAVVSALAGGKVAGRAEFTPAEGEEPWPVDLWVDPAWHRRGVGTRLLADVARAARSAGAEEIVLTAPSDTQAVLPMVLAAGMRGRIRMAGESLTVRIALSDLRR; encoded by the coding sequence ATGCTGTGGCGCGTGCGAGCCGGACTGCCCGACCGCCCCGGGGCGCTGGCCGAGCTGGCCGCGGCCTGCGGCCGGGCGGGGGTCAACATCCAGACCGTGCAGGTCTTCCCCGAGGGGACGTCGGTGACCGACGAGCTGGTGCTCCAGGTCCCGCAGGACTGGACCCGCGACCGGGTGCACGACCTGCTCGCCCAGGCGGGCGGCCAGGCGGTCGCGGCGACGCCGGTCACGACGGCCGCGCTCGAGGACCAGCCCACGCGGTACGTCCAGGCGGTGCGGGCGATCGTCGCCCAGCCGGCGAGCTTCCCGGACGTCGTCGCCCATCTCTTCGACGCCGACGTGACGCCGAGCGACGGGGCGGAGGACGTGCTGGAGATGACGGTCGGCGGCTCCGCCACCATCCAGGTACGACGCGACACGCCCTTCACCTCGATCGAGCGCGCCCGCGCCTCGGCCCTCGCCGAGCTCGTCGGCCAGGTGCTGGACGCGCAGGCGCCGCCGGCCCCGCACCAGCCGGGCGCCGGCGACCCGGAGTTCGTGACCTCGGGCGCGGTCGTCTCGGCGCTGGCGGGCGGCAAGGTGGCCGGCCGGGCCGAGTTCACCCCGGCCGAGGGCGAGGAGCCCTGGCCGGTCGACCTGTGGGTCGACCCGGCCTGGCACCGCCGCGGCGTCGGGACCCGGCTGCTCGCCGACGTCGCCCGTGCCGCGCGCTCGGCGGGCGCGGAGGAGATCGTGCTGACCGCGCCGTCGGACACCCAGGCGGTGCTCCCGATGGTGCTCGCCGCCGGGATGCGCGGCCGGATCCGGATGGCGGGGGAGTCGCTGACCGTGCGGATCGCGCTCTCCGACCTCCGTCGCTGA
- the groL gene encoding chaperonin GroEL (60 kDa chaperone family; promotes refolding of misfolded polypeptides especially under stressful conditions; forms two stacked rings of heptamers to form a barrel-shaped 14mer; ends can be capped by GroES; misfolded proteins enter the barrel where they are refolded when GroES binds), which produces MPKILEFDENARRALERGVDALANTVKVTLGPKGRYVVLDKKWGAPTITNDGVTVAREVELDDPFENLGAQLTKEVATKTNDVAGDGTTTATVLAQALVHEGLRAVAAGVNPMGLKRGMDAAAEAVGNALKDAARDVDDTQDIASVATVSSRDSHIGELLAEAFDKVGKDGVITVEESNTPSTELEFTEGMQFDKGYISAYFVTDAERQEAVLDDPYILIHQGKIGAIADLLPLLEKVVQSGKPLFILAEDVEGEALSTLVVNKIRGAFNAVAVKAPAFGDRRKAILQDIAVLTGAQVIAPEVGLKLDQVGLDVLGQARRVVITKDNTTIVDGAGDQAEVTARVEQIKKEIEASDSDWDTEKLQERLAKLSGGVVVIKVGAHTEVELKEKKHRIEDAVSATRAAIEEGIVPGGGSALIHAVAALKGDLGLTGDEAVGVRIVRKSAEEPLRWIAENGGQNGYVITNKVRELGVGNGYNAATGEYGDLVAQGVIDPVKVTRSALANAVSVAGMLLTTETLVVDKPEDEEPEAAGHGHGHGHGH; this is translated from the coding sequence GTGCCCAAGATCCTGGAGTTCGACGAGAACGCCCGGCGTGCGCTCGAGCGCGGCGTCGACGCCCTCGCCAACACCGTCAAGGTGACCCTCGGCCCCAAGGGTCGCTATGTCGTGCTCGACAAGAAGTGGGGCGCGCCGACCATCACCAACGACGGCGTGACCGTCGCGCGTGAGGTCGAGCTGGACGACCCGTTCGAGAACCTCGGCGCCCAGCTCACCAAGGAGGTCGCGACCAAGACCAACGACGTCGCCGGCGACGGTACGACGACCGCGACCGTGCTCGCCCAGGCGCTGGTCCACGAGGGCCTGCGCGCGGTCGCCGCCGGCGTGAACCCGATGGGCCTCAAGCGCGGCATGGACGCCGCCGCCGAGGCGGTCGGCAACGCCCTGAAGGACGCCGCCCGCGACGTCGACGACACCCAGGACATCGCCTCCGTGGCGACCGTCTCCTCGCGCGACAGCCACATCGGCGAGCTGCTCGCCGAGGCCTTCGACAAGGTCGGCAAGGACGGCGTCATCACGGTCGAGGAGTCCAACACCCCCTCGACCGAGCTCGAGTTCACCGAGGGCATGCAGTTCGACAAGGGCTACATCTCGGCGTACTTCGTCACCGACGCGGAGCGCCAGGAGGCCGTCCTCGACGACCCGTACATCCTCATCCACCAGGGCAAGATCGGCGCGATCGCCGACCTGCTGCCGCTGCTGGAGAAGGTCGTGCAGAGCGGCAAGCCGCTCTTCATCCTCGCCGAGGACGTCGAGGGCGAGGCGCTCTCGACCCTGGTCGTCAACAAGATCCGCGGCGCGTTCAACGCCGTCGCGGTCAAGGCCCCGGCGTTCGGCGACCGCCGCAAGGCGATCCTGCAGGACATCGCGGTGCTCACCGGCGCCCAGGTCATCGCGCCCGAGGTCGGCCTCAAGCTCGACCAGGTCGGGCTCGACGTCCTCGGCCAGGCCCGTCGCGTGGTGATCACCAAGGACAACACCACGATCGTCGACGGTGCCGGCGACCAGGCCGAGGTCACCGCTCGCGTCGAGCAGATCAAGAAGGAGATCGAGGCCTCCGACTCCGACTGGGACACCGAGAAGCTCCAGGAGCGGCTGGCCAAGCTCTCCGGCGGCGTCGTGGTGATCAAGGTCGGCGCCCACACCGAGGTGGAGCTGAAGGAGAAGAAGCACCGGATCGAGGACGCCGTCTCCGCGACGCGCGCCGCGATCGAGGAGGGCATCGTCCCCGGCGGTGGCTCCGCGCTCATCCACGCCGTCGCCGCGCTCAAGGGCGACCTCGGCCTGACCGGTGACGAGGCGGTGGGTGTCCGCATCGTCCGCAAGTCCGCCGAGGAGCCGCTGCGCTGGATCGCCGAGAACGGCGGCCAGAACGGCTACGTCATCACCAACAAGGTGCGCGAGCTCGGCGTCGGCAACGGCTACAACGCCGCCACCGGCGAGTACGGCGACCTGGTCGCCCAGGGCGTCATCGACCCGGTCAAGGTCACCCGCTCGGCCCTGGCCAACGCGGTCTCCGTCGCCGGCATGCTGCTGACGACCGAGACCCTGGTCGTCGACAAGCCCGAGGACGAGGAGCCCGAGGCGGCCGGTCACGGCCACGGGCACGGTCACGGCCACTGA